Proteins found in one Corynebacterium canis genomic segment:
- a CDS encoding HelD family protein encodes MENVAATEIAAEQEYVSSLFARLDAEVQRSNERLAEVMLRVDRANPDAEALVERETEYHALNRKLDRLNLAQLGLVFGRIDVAAAEPENPVPERPDLDRRYIGRMGLDAREDNYRTLLLDWRAPMARAFYLATTAHPEGVETRRHIRTKGRSVVGVDDENLAGDQVGPERADVSSESALFRALEAARTGFMTDIVETIQREQDEIIRDTTRGVMVVEGGPGTGKTAVALHRIAYLLYTWREQLAKTGVLIIGPNATFLDYISRVLPELGETGVVLSTIGDLYPGVHGRAPESLLTREIKGSAEMAHILDHAVKAYQTLPEEPLTLTVEGIALRVDAALVKKSRTRARRSRQPHNRARSVFREHMLEQLAGLLAETIGADPLGGKNLLSGGDIAQLHEDLAEEAHVMELIDSFWPPLEPREVLRDLLENADRIDVAASEYDDETRAALLRPAGSEWAASDAALLDELAVLIGIADPAEAQAEADRQWQEQIEEAQEALDILTGSASQDLDDGFDAEILMAHDVIDAETLAARQKIRDVRSTAERAQADHTWAYGHVVVDEAQELSPMEWRMVMRRCPSRWMTIVGDTAQTGSPAGVDSWAETLAPYVKQRFRRHQLTVNYRTPAEIMEVALRILPMIAPEQEPSRSIRHTDTPVTFLPAGTAAEPIAAAMQSAQPDRLTHVINAGNVAEVKGLEYDHVILENPAQIVERSPQGWQDLYVALTRATQTLTVIGEIPSP; translated from the coding sequence ATGGAAAATGTTGCCGCTACGGAAATCGCGGCCGAACAGGAGTATGTGAGCTCCCTGTTCGCTCGGTTGGACGCCGAAGTGCAACGCTCCAACGAACGGCTCGCGGAGGTTATGCTGCGCGTCGACCGCGCCAACCCTGACGCCGAAGCGCTCGTCGAACGTGAGACCGAATACCATGCGTTGAATAGGAAACTTGATCGGCTCAACTTGGCGCAGCTAGGCCTAGTGTTTGGGCGTATCGACGTCGCGGCCGCCGAACCGGAAAACCCCGTACCCGAGCGCCCAGACCTAGACCGCCGCTATATCGGCCGCATGGGTTTAGATGCCCGCGAAGACAACTACCGCACCTTGTTGCTGGATTGGCGCGCGCCGATGGCGCGGGCGTTCTACCTGGCCACTACGGCGCACCCGGAGGGCGTGGAGACCCGCCGCCATATTCGAACAAAGGGCCGATCTGTCGTTGGGGTGGACGATGAAAACCTCGCCGGCGATCAAGTCGGCCCAGAGCGCGCCGACGTCAGCAGCGAATCCGCGCTGTTCCGCGCCTTGGAGGCCGCCCGCACCGGGTTTATGACCGATATCGTGGAAACCATCCAACGCGAGCAGGACGAGATCATCCGCGATACCACGCGCGGCGTCATGGTTGTTGAGGGCGGCCCCGGAACCGGTAAAACGGCCGTGGCCCTGCATCGCATCGCATATTTGCTCTATACCTGGCGCGAGCAATTGGCCAAGACCGGCGTCTTGATCATCGGCCCCAACGCCACGTTTTTGGATTACATCTCGCGCGTGCTCCCCGAACTCGGCGAGACCGGTGTCGTGCTTTCCACCATCGGCGACCTCTACCCCGGCGTGCACGGCCGCGCCCCGGAATCGCTGCTGACCAGGGAAATCAAGGGCAGCGCGGAAATGGCCCACATTCTCGACCACGCAGTCAAGGCCTATCAAACCTTGCCCGAGGAACCCCTCACCCTCACCGTCGAGGGCATAGCGTTGCGTGTCGACGCCGCGCTGGTAAAGAAATCACGGACCCGCGCCCGCCGTTCCCGCCAACCGCACAACCGTGCGCGTTCGGTATTTCGCGAGCATATGCTGGAGCAGCTCGCCGGGCTGCTAGCGGAAACAATCGGTGCCGACCCATTGGGTGGGAAAAACCTGCTTTCCGGAGGGGATATTGCCCAGCTCCACGAGGACCTCGCGGAGGAGGCGCACGTCATGGAACTTATCGATTCGTTTTGGCCGCCGCTGGAACCGCGTGAGGTTTTGCGCGATTTGCTCGAAAACGCGGATCGAATAGACGTTGCAGCATCCGAATATGATGACGAAACCCGCGCGGCGCTTTTGCGCCCGGCCGGATCCGAATGGGCCGCCTCCGACGCAGCCTTGCTCGACGAACTTGCCGTATTGATCGGCATCGCCGACCCGGCGGAAGCCCAAGCCGAGGCCGACCGCCAGTGGCAAGAACAGATCGAGGAGGCGCAAGAAGCGCTGGATATCCTGACGGGATCCGCTTCCCAAGACCTCGACGACGGCTTCGATGCGGAAATCCTGATGGCGCACGACGTCATCGACGCCGAAACCCTGGCCGCCCGCCAAAAAATCCGGGACGTCCGTTCCACCGCGGAACGCGCCCAAGCCGACCACACCTGGGCATATGGCCACGTCGTGGTGGATGAAGCGCAGGAGCTTTCCCCCATGGAATGGCGCATGGTGATGCGCCGGTGCCCGTCCCGCTGGATGACCATCGTTGGAGATACCGCCCAAACGGGTTCCCCCGCCGGCGTGGATAGTTGGGCCGAAACCCTCGCCCCCTATGTCAAGCAGCGTTTCCGCAGGCACCAGCTGACGGTGAACTACCGCACACCCGCCGAAATCATGGAGGTGGCATTGCGCATCCTGCCAATGATCGCCCCAGAGCAGGAGCCCAGCCGATCCATTCGGCATACCGACACGCCCGTAACCTTCCTACCTGCGGGAACGGCTGCGGAACCGATCGCTGCGGCGATGCAATCCGCCCAACCCGACCGCCTTACCCACGTGATCAACGCCGGTAACGTCGCCGAGGTCAAAGGCCTGGAATACGACCACGTCATTTTGGAAAACCCCGCCCAGATCGTGGAACGCTCGCCCCAAGGTTGGCAAGACCTGTACGTGGCGCTGACCCGAGCCACCCAAACCCTTACCGTCATCGGCGAAATCCCCTCCCCCTGA
- a CDS encoding transposase: MTSSYSEQFRQQCVDAVIVLGKSRASVAAEYGVSSSSLGRWVAKAQGTLGTGSGSHKRAADTTSDDPTQLRKRIMELERENDFLKKAAAFFAKTQP; encoded by the coding sequence ATGACTTCTAGTTATTCTGAGCAATTCCGTCAGCAATGTGTTGACGCTGTCATAGTCCTTGGAAAGTCCAGAGCTTCAGTGGCCGCCGAGTACGGCGTGTCTTCGTCGTCGTTGGGCCGGTGGGTGGCCAAAGCCCAGGGCACACTGGGGACTGGTTCCGGCAGTCACAAACGCGCCGCGGATACTACCTCGGATGATCCGACGCAATTGCGTAAGCGGATTATGGAGTTGGAACGCGAGAATGATTTTTTAAAGAAAGCGGCCGCCTTCTTCGCAAAGACGCAACCGTAG
- a CDS encoding IS3 family transposase → MCRLLEVSTSGYYAWRARVDCPPAPATPRGRRAQITTHVKELFHGHNGFAGARTIHRQLRREGIATTLYAVRVIMSQEHLITKYRRPFKRTTIPDPKAAARTDLLQRNFQPPVATTHLCGDITYLRTGQGWMYLATVIDLTTRMVVGWQIADRMTSQLVVDALAMAYHAGYVAGNAIFHSDRGSQYTSQHFTRIAAQMDVRLSVGETRVCWDNAVAESLFSTLKLHLLFDRKQFPTKFAARFETGQWIETYYNRQRPHSATGTVPADAMHQFFARHNDHPPNSAA, encoded by the coding sequence ATGTGTCGGCTTTTGGAGGTTTCTACCTCGGGATACTATGCATGGCGGGCTCGGGTGGATTGCCCACCAGCACCGGCAACACCACGCGGCCGCAGAGCCCAGATCACCACACACGTCAAGGAACTTTTCCATGGTCACAATGGGTTTGCTGGGGCGCGCACGATCCATCGACAGCTTCGCCGGGAAGGCATCGCCACAACCCTGTATGCCGTGCGAGTCATCATGTCCCAAGAACATTTGATTACGAAATACCGGCGCCCATTCAAACGGACAACAATCCCTGATCCAAAGGCTGCTGCCCGCACTGATCTGCTGCAACGGAACTTTCAGCCGCCGGTGGCCACGACGCATCTGTGCGGCGATATCACCTACCTTCGTACCGGCCAGGGCTGGATGTATCTAGCGACAGTCATCGACCTAACCACTAGGATGGTCGTTGGCTGGCAGATCGCAGATCGCATGACCTCCCAACTTGTCGTCGATGCACTTGCCATGGCCTATCACGCCGGGTACGTCGCCGGGAACGCCATTTTTCATTCCGATCGCGGCTCCCAATACACCTCTCAACATTTCACCCGCATCGCCGCCCAAATGGATGTACGTTTAAGCGTCGGTGAAACAAGAGTGTGCTGGGACAACGCCGTCGCTGAATCCTTGTTTTCAACGCTGAAACTCCATCTACTGTTCGACCGAAAACAATTTCCAACCAAATTCGCCGCTCGGTTTGAAACCGGCCAATGGATCGAAACGTACTACAACCGGCAACGACCGCACTCAGCCACCGGCACCGTCCCGGCCGATGCCATGCACCAATTCTTCGCCCGCCACAACGACCACCCCCCAAACTCCGCAGCATAA
- a CDS encoding MBL fold metallo-hydrolase, translated as MTTLSLHQISVSDMDNNCYLLTCGQEALLIDAADNAPALLQLAADLDVRITQVVTTHRHGDHVRALPEVLAATNATHIASALDAPALPCPVDVEKHDGDTLTFAGHEFPVRIVRGHTEGGMVIAAEIDGRTHLFVGDSLFPGGVGKTNSPAEFKQLLDDVTERIFAEYPDDAIVHPGHGKPTTLGTERPHLDEWRQRGW; from the coding sequence ATGACCACACTCTCGCTTCATCAGATTTCCGTGTCCGATATGGACAACAATTGCTATCTTCTCACCTGCGGGCAAGAAGCGTTACTTATCGACGCCGCGGATAACGCCCCCGCCCTCCTCCAACTCGCCGCCGACCTCGATGTGCGGATCACCCAAGTGGTAACAACGCACCGGCACGGCGATCACGTGCGCGCATTACCAGAAGTCCTGGCCGCCACGAATGCCACCCATATCGCCTCGGCGCTGGACGCCCCCGCATTGCCGTGCCCGGTGGACGTCGAAAAGCATGATGGGGACACGCTTACCTTTGCGGGGCATGAATTCCCGGTGCGAATCGTACGTGGGCACACTGAAGGGGGCATGGTAATCGCCGCCGAAATCGACGGCCGCACTCACCTCTTTGTTGGGGATAGCCTGTTTCCCGGCGGCGTGGGTAAGACGAACTCGCCGGCCGAATTTAAGCAATTGCTCGACGATGTAACCGAACGAATTTTCGCAGAATATCCCGACGATGCCATCGTGCATCCGGGGCACGGCAAGCCGACCACGCTGGGTACGGAGCGTCCGCACCTCGACGAATGGCGGCAACGGGGCTGGTAA
- a CDS encoding DoxX family protein translates to MIRKLARPMLASVYVADGVDTLINTDEHVEGTQAVISHARTVLPYEYARQIPRDPELVARSVGATKVVAGTLLALGKFPRLSAGVLAAVSVPTILARHAFWETQDPEEKKNRRNGFTTSVALLGGLIIASADTAGKPGLKWRATRAAKDANKAIQQALPTKSETEKFADSAQETASAFASNARNFLEEAAETVGGYADQARDYVEDNKDDWLDRAQHHATAARSRLVKAAAATQARADELSEQAEAYAGRRSKKLRKAAAVYQKRADKALVRAQKKLTKKFDI, encoded by the coding sequence ATGATCCGTAAGCTTGCACGCCCAATGCTGGCGTCCGTGTATGTCGCCGATGGTGTGGACACGCTCATTAACACCGATGAACACGTCGAGGGCACCCAAGCCGTGATCAGTCACGCGCGCACCGTCCTGCCCTACGAATACGCCCGCCAGATCCCGCGCGACCCCGAACTGGTCGCCCGATCCGTCGGCGCAACCAAGGTCGTAGCCGGCACGCTGCTCGCGCTGGGCAAGTTCCCGCGCCTTTCCGCAGGCGTACTGGCGGCGGTCTCCGTGCCCACCATTTTGGCCCGCCACGCCTTCTGGGAAACCCAGGACCCGGAGGAAAAGAAAAACCGCCGAAACGGGTTTACCACCAGCGTTGCCCTGCTCGGCGGGTTGATCATCGCCTCCGCCGATACCGCCGGCAAGCCCGGCCTGAAATGGCGCGCAACCCGCGCGGCGAAGGACGCCAATAAGGCGATCCAACAGGCCCTGCCCACCAAGAGCGAAACCGAAAAGTTTGCCGATTCCGCCCAGGAAACCGCATCTGCGTTCGCCTCCAACGCCCGCAACTTCCTCGAGGAAGCGGCCGAAACCGTCGGCGGATACGCAGACCAGGCGCGCGACTATGTGGAGGACAATAAAGACGATTGGTTGGACCGCGCGCAGCACCACGCCACGGCCGCGCGTTCCCGCTTGGTCAAGGCGGCGGCCGCCACGCAGGCACGCGCCGACGAGCTTTCCGAGCAGGCCGAAGCCTACGCCGGGCGGCGTTCCAAGAAGCTGCGCAAAGCGGCGGCCGTGTACCAGAAGCGCGCCGATAAAGCGCTGGTCCGGGCGCAAAAGAAGCTGACCAAGAAGTTCGATATTTAA
- a CDS encoding HNH endonuclease signature motif containing protein, whose translation MATFGLDVHRLNIRALVKEFAVHSGTYSEARMYNIVGGCFLLHERLPGLKAHALEHNYLNYERLRTIWFALVTVSLDAPSYVWRDIDTVLVGLFTPTRANQPLPSTRRIRQVLRDTLIRLHIVEETPPEEALTEEAMAARIQAMCGVELWESPHAGVSMLNVTLPSDEAHEIKQRLAAGAKKLNLREDEIITNRICGSGEQRDAGCTVHLFGLGTLTEATKVVPERLHGVGLLTGEQRKRISGRDLAYTNISDVAEVLRAAHDPTEEQRLLIMGRDGTCRFPDCTMDATFCDIDHVINHEVGGWTTASNLQCLCRHHHNFKTDRHATASTDTYGNVTWRFATGATITTIPQGVLAGHVVGCPEGITTRHAQPTKTEEDYQQPPIREDFGRWGTTLINYRNRQRARYLARHNLVANIPTELPPLPEAPHPEPPPDDQWPQEPPTDYVPPVPRWAKPPCQLAKLQKRARQAKHHRRTATKRTRSRW comes from the coding sequence TTGGCGACCTTTGGGTTGGATGTGCACCGGTTGAATATCCGCGCGTTGGTGAAGGAATTCGCGGTGCACAGTGGCACGTATTCTGAAGCCCGGATGTATAACATTGTGGGTGGGTGTTTCCTGCTGCATGAGCGCCTGCCCGGGTTGAAGGCGCACGCGCTGGAGCATAATTATTTGAATTATGAGCGGTTGCGGACGATTTGGTTCGCCCTGGTGACCGTGTCCTTGGATGCCCCAAGCTATGTGTGGCGTGATATCGATACCGTGCTGGTGGGGTTGTTTACCCCAACCAGGGCGAATCAGCCGTTGCCGAGTACGCGGCGGATCCGGCAGGTGCTGCGCGATACCCTAATCCGGCTACATATTGTGGAGGAAACCCCGCCGGAGGAGGCGTTAACCGAGGAGGCGATGGCCGCCCGGATTCAGGCGATGTGTGGGGTGGAATTGTGGGAAAGCCCGCATGCTGGGGTCAGTATGCTCAATGTGACCCTACCTAGTGATGAAGCCCATGAGATTAAACAACGCCTGGCCGCGGGGGCGAAAAAGCTGAACCTGCGGGAAGATGAGATCATCACCAATCGTATTTGCGGTAGTGGGGAGCAGCGGGATGCCGGGTGTACCGTCCACCTGTTTGGCCTTGGCACCCTTACCGAGGCCACGAAGGTGGTCCCAGAGCGGCTGCATGGGGTGGGGCTGCTCACCGGGGAACAACGCAAGCGGATCAGCGGCCGGGATCTTGCCTACACCAATATTAGCGATGTGGCCGAAGTGCTGCGGGCTGCGCATGATCCCACCGAGGAGCAACGCTTGTTGATCATGGGCCGGGATGGCACCTGCCGATTCCCGGACTGCACCATGGACGCTACCTTTTGTGACATTGATCATGTGATCAACCATGAGGTCGGCGGGTGGACCACCGCGTCGAACCTGCAGTGTTTGTGTCGGCATCACCACAATTTCAAAACCGACCGGCACGCCACCGCTTCCACCGATACCTACGGCAATGTCACCTGGCGGTTTGCCACCGGTGCGACGATTACCACGATTCCACAGGGGGTGCTTGCCGGCCATGTGGTGGGCTGCCCCGAAGGGATTACCACCCGCCATGCCCAGCCCACCAAAACCGAGGAGGACTATCAGCAGCCGCCGATCCGGGAGGATTTCGGCCGGTGGGGCACCACCTTAATCAACTACCGCAACCGGCAACGCGCCCGCTACCTCGCCCGCCACAACCTAGTTGCCAATATTCCCACCGAACTGCCGCCCCTACCCGAAGCCCCACACCCCGAACCCCCACCGGATGACCAATGGCCCCAAGAACCACCCACAGACTATGTGCCGCCTGTGCCACGGTGGGCCAAACCACCCTGCCAACTGGCGAAACTGCAGAAACGCGCCCGCCAAGCCAAACACCACCGCCGAACCGCCACGAAACGCACGCGTTCAAGGTGGTAG
- the uvrA gene encoding excinuclease ABC subunit UvrA, whose product MADRLIVRGAREHNLKGVDIDIPRDTMVVFTGLSGSGKSSLAFDTIFAEGQRRYVESLSSYARQFLGQMDKPDVDFIEGLSPAVSIDQKSTNRNPRSTVGTITEVYDYLRLLYARAGTAHCPECDAVIERQTPQQIVDQILAMEEGLKFQVLAPVVRTRKGEFVELFANLAAQGYARVRVDGEVHQLTNPPTLEKQIKHDIEVVVDRLQVKPTQRQRLTDSIETALQLADGVVELDFLTLPDDHPHRTRRFSEKLACPNGHTLGVDELEPRSFSFNSPYGACPACDGLGTRLEVDLDLVIPDPDAPVLEAIQPWMSGAGEGYYQKLLVGFAAVMGFDVNTPFSELTAAQRKAILHGSRRKVNVQYTNRYGRTRNWNSAFEGVLPSLTRRLENTDSDAQKERLLSYMREVACPTCQGTRLKPEILAVRLASESHGEQSIAGLTRMSVEEASAFLDSLTLGHREAMIAGAVLKEVQARLKFLLDVGLNYLSLDRAAGTLSGGEAQRIRLATQIGSGLAGVLYVLDEPSIGLHQRDNQRLIATLEHLRDIGNTLIVVEHDEDTIKAADWLVDIGPRAGEFGGEVVYQGPPRGIEKCKNSITGDYLSGRKVLGVPASRRPANPDRQLRIVGARENNLQDIDVDIPLGVLCCITGVSGSGKSTLINQILAKVLANKLNRSRQVPGKTKRVEGVEHLDKLVQVDQSPIGRTPRSNPATYTGVFDKIRTLFAETTEAKVRGYKPGRFSFNVKGGRCEACHGDGTLKIEMNFLPDVYVPCEVCGGARYNRETLEVLYKGKNIAQVLDMSISEAAEFFAPIGSIHRYLNTLVEVGLGYVRLGQSATTLSGGEAQRVKLASELHKRSNGRTVYILDEPTTGLHFEDIRKLMLVIQGLVDKGNSVLIIEHNLDVIKAADWIIDMGPEGGAGGGTVVAAGTPEEVAQVAESYTGNFLRELLPR is encoded by the coding sequence ATGGCTGATCGCCTGATTGTGCGAGGCGCGCGGGAGCATAACCTCAAGGGCGTTGATATCGATATTCCACGTGACACGATGGTGGTGTTTACCGGGCTTTCGGGGTCGGGGAAATCCTCGTTGGCGTTTGACACCATCTTCGCGGAAGGGCAGCGGCGGTACGTGGAATCGCTGTCCTCCTATGCCCGCCAATTCCTGGGGCAGATGGATAAACCGGACGTAGATTTCATCGAAGGGTTATCGCCAGCGGTTTCGATCGACCAAAAATCCACCAACCGCAACCCGCGCTCCACGGTGGGCACCATTACGGAGGTCTACGATTACCTCCGCCTGCTCTATGCCCGCGCAGGCACCGCCCATTGCCCGGAATGCGACGCCGTGATCGAGCGCCAAACCCCGCAGCAGATCGTGGACCAGATCCTGGCGATGGAGGAGGGCCTGAAGTTTCAGGTGCTGGCGCCGGTGGTGCGCACCCGCAAGGGCGAATTCGTGGAACTATTTGCCAACCTTGCGGCGCAGGGTTACGCGCGCGTTCGCGTCGACGGCGAGGTGCATCAGCTGACCAATCCGCCCACCTTGGAAAAGCAGATCAAGCACGATATTGAGGTGGTGGTGGACCGCCTGCAGGTCAAGCCCACGCAGCGCCAACGGCTCACCGATTCCATCGAAACTGCGTTGCAGCTCGCCGATGGGGTGGTGGAGCTTGATTTCCTCACCTTGCCCGACGATCACCCGCACCGCACGCGCCGCTTCTCCGAAAAACTCGCCTGCCCGAACGGGCACACCCTGGGCGTGGACGAGCTGGAGCCGCGTTCGTTTTCCTTTAACTCTCCGTACGGCGCCTGCCCGGCGTGCGATGGCCTGGGTACCCGCCTGGAAGTGGACCTTGACCTGGTGATTCCCGACCCAGACGCGCCGGTATTGGAGGCGATCCAGCCGTGGATGTCGGGCGCCGGCGAGGGCTATTACCAAAAGCTGCTGGTCGGTTTCGCCGCGGTGATGGGCTTCGATGTAAACACCCCGTTTTCAGAGCTGACGGCCGCGCAGCGCAAGGCGATCCTGCATGGTTCGCGGCGCAAGGTGAACGTGCAATACACGAATCGTTATGGCCGCACCCGCAATTGGAATTCCGCGTTCGAAGGTGTGTTGCCCAGCCTGACGCGCCGACTGGAAAACACGGATTCCGACGCCCAAAAGGAACGCCTGCTGAGTTATATGCGCGAGGTCGCCTGCCCGACCTGCCAGGGGACGCGCCTGAAGCCGGAGATTTTGGCGGTCCGGCTGGCTTCCGAAAGCCATGGCGAACAATCGATCGCAGGTTTGACTCGCATGTCGGTGGAGGAGGCCTCCGCGTTCCTGGATTCCCTCACCCTTGGTCACCGCGAGGCGATGATCGCGGGCGCGGTGTTGAAAGAGGTCCAGGCGCGGCTGAAGTTCCTGCTGGATGTGGGCCTGAATTACCTGTCGCTCGATCGCGCCGCGGGCACGCTGTCCGGCGGTGAGGCGCAGCGCATTCGGCTGGCCACGCAGATCGGCTCCGGCTTGGCGGGTGTGCTCTATGTGCTCGACGAGCCTTCGATCGGGTTGCACCAGCGCGACAACCAGCGACTCATCGCCACTCTCGAACATTTGCGCGACATTGGCAATACCTTGATCGTGGTCGAACACGACGAAGACACGATCAAGGCCGCCGATTGGCTCGTGGATATCGGACCCCGCGCCGGCGAGTTCGGCGGTGAGGTTGTGTACCAGGGCCCGCCGCGCGGCATCGAAAAGTGCAAAAACTCCATCACCGGCGATTACCTTTCCGGCCGCAAGGTCCTCGGCGTCCCCGCTTCTCGACGCCCCGCCAACCCCGACCGGCAGCTCCGCATCGTCGGCGCGCGCGAAAACAACCTCCAAGACATCGATGTCGATATTCCTTTGGGCGTGCTGTGTTGCATTACCGGCGTTTCGGGGTCCGGGAAATCCACGTTGATTAACCAGATTTTGGCGAAAGTCTTGGCGAATAAGCTTAATCGTTCGCGCCAGGTGCCGGGCAAAACCAAGCGCGTGGAGGGTGTCGAACACCTAGACAAATTGGTGCAGGTGGATCAATCGCCGATCGGGCGCACCCCGCGTTCCAACCCCGCGACCTATACCGGTGTGTTTGATAAGATCCGCACCTTGTTTGCGGAAACCACCGAGGCGAAAGTGCGGGGCTACAAGCCGGGGCGTTTCTCCTTTAACGTCAAGGGTGGGCGTTGCGAGGCCTGCCACGGCGACGGCACCCTAAAGATCGAAATGAACTTCCTGCCGGATGTGTATGTGCCTTGCGAGGTGTGTGGTGGCGCTCGCTACAATCGCGAAACCCTCGAAGTTTTGTACAAAGGCAAAAACATCGCACAGGTGTTGGACATGTCCATTAGCGAGGCCGCCGAGTTTTTCGCCCCGATCGGCTCAATCCACCGCTACCTAAACACCTTGGTGGAAGTCGGTTTGGGTTATGTGCGCTTGGGACAATCCGCGACGACGCTGTCCGGTGGCGAGGCCCAGCGCGTCAAGCTCGCCTCCGAATTGCACAAGCGTTCCAATGGTCGGACGGTGTACATTCTGGACGAGCCGACCACCGGCCTGCATTTCGAAGACATCCGCAAATTGATGCTGGTGATCCAGGGGCTCGTGGACAAGGGCAATAGCGTCCTGATCATCGAACACAACCTCGATGTGATCAAGGCTGCGGACTGGATCATCGACATGGGTCCGGAAGGCGGCGCAGGCGGCGGTACCGTCGTGGCCGCCGGAACCCCCGAAGAGGTCGCCCAGGTTGCGGAGTCCTACACGGGCAACTTCCTGCGGGAGCTATTGCCCCGATAG